The sequence below is a genomic window from Agrobacterium tumefaciens.
GCCGTGTCCCATGAGGCCTGTACCGAGATCTACGGTCACGTTGGTCGTTGCGACGGAATAATCGAGCGTATCCTTGCCTCCATCGCCCCAATACCTGTCATTTCCATCGCTGGCAGTGGCAAGAACGATATCGTCCCCATCGCCACCCCAAGCTTGGTCGTCACCGGCACCACCTTCGATAGTGTCGTTGCCGGAATCTCCGAAGAGAAGATCGGCCCCGTTATTTCCAAAGAGTACATCGTGACCGGCGCCGCCGTGCAGCTCGTCATCGCCAATGCCACCACTTGCAACATCGTTGCCCGCAGCCGCGACAATCACGTCGTCGCCGTCTTCGCCCCTCAGGATGTCAGAACCGGCATCCCCAGACAGCACGTCCGAGCCTCCACCCGCAAGTATCGTGTCATCGCCTGCTTGCCCGGCGAGTACTTCACCTGCAGCGGTACCGATTAGGGCAAGGGCTGCAATCGGGACAGAGACAACGGGGCCATCGTCATCGTCGTCATCGTGCGAGCAGGTGTCATCGTCGTCGTCGTCGTCGCCGCTGCCACTGTCGTCGTCATCTCCATCGTCGTCATCATCATCATTGTTGTCGTCTTCGCCGTCGTCCTCTTCTTCCTCTTCCTCCTCGTTATCGTCATCGCCGCCACCGTTGGCGCCGCCGTCATCATCGTCATCATCGTCGTCGTCGTTATTATTGTCGTCGTCTTCCTCTTCTTCCTCGTTGTCTTGGACGTTCGGCGAGAAAATATCCTCGTCAAGGTTCGTCAGACCCGTGTTTCGCGCGATGATGTCGGCGAACTCCTGGCCGTCGATGAAGTTTTCGTAGAAATCGAAATCGTCGAAACGCTCCGTATAGTAGAAGCGATCAGCTTCCTGAAGGCGATCGAACTGTTCCTGCAGGACGACCCAGAATGTCTGACCGACCATGCCGCCGTTGATGTGTTTCTCGGCAAGGCCTCCAACCCAGAGATCAACGCGATCTATGCCTTTGACGATGCCGGTTCCGTTCGGTTGCATCGCAATCTCGATATCCGGGTTGATCGCGCGGAACGCATCGATTTCACCGGCCTCGAGAACGAGGTCTGGATATGCCTGACGGAACTGGGCGATTACGGTATCAGAGAGACCGTTACGGCTCTGGAAATCTTCCCAGGACGTGTAGGCCGTCATTGTTCCTGCATATCCTAGCGCCTCTGCGACATAGGGGTCTGTGGATGCTGCGAGGTCCATGCGAACCTGGTTGAGCGTTCCAAGTCCGACGTCCCAGCCTCGTGCAACGTTGAAGGCGAACAGGTCGGCGTTGATACGCACAAGGTCGTTTCGTACGGCGTCGACAATGTTGAAGTCGACGGCTTCGGCAGGTTGTGTCGCAATCCCACCGAGGATGGCACTCACACCAAGCTGCTCATAGCCTTCCTGTGGCACGTATCCGTATTGCGCAAGCGTGCTGAGCGGCAGTTTGAAGGCACTTGGATCGTTCGTGGGATTGAGGAAGGCATCGAACAATGCCACCTGGGTCGGGTTCCCATCTTCATCGAGGACCGTCATGGTTTGGCCGATCAGCGAATGACCAACCCGATAGACAGCAGCGGCGAATTCATGGCTGATCGCTGCCGTCGCGTTCGGATTGTATTCCGAAAAACCGTGGTCGCCGTCTCCTCTAATGCCGCCGATCAGCTTGTCTGCGAACTCGGTGAAGACAACGCGCTGATATTCGGCCTCATTGAGCATCTTTGCAGCCTGAAACAGTTCCTCAGCAGTTCCATCGAAGCCGGCTGCCTCAAGGCCTTCGACATGGAAATTATGGTTTCGGGCCCAGATGGTGTGCATTGAGGTGAGGGCAATGTTCTCATTCGCCCGGCCATCGCCCGCCACGTAGTGATCAAGCAGACTGATGTAGGGGTTGGTGTCGAGAAGCAGTGCGTGCGTGCTACCCATGAAGTCCGAGGCAAGCCCGGAGATTATAGCTTCATTGATCACACCTGCCGTAACGAGACCCGGGAAATAGGAGCGGAAGCTCGCCTGTCCGCCCGCGAGTGTCGGTGAGTGGAAAACCGTGTCGTTTTCCCAGTGATGCAGGATGAGGTCACGCAATGTCGGCATCAGCTTGAAGTTGGGGTTGGATGGATCCGCACCGCCTTGAAGCAAGTGTGCCCCCAGACCGCCTGACCCATCGCCTTCGCGCAAGAACTGTCCGACGAGATCATTCGAACCGTAAGCCTGATTCTGATCGACGAACGGCGATGTCTTGTTTATGTGCTGTGGAACGCCATCGTCGTAGTAGGCGACGGTAGCGCGTGTCAGATCAGCCGGATTGCCGGAGCCGGGGGCTCCGTTTCCGGGAGCGCCAATCTGGATCGTGCCATTTCCGCCTTTTCCGAGAAAATCCAGGCCGTGGTCGAAATACTGTCCAAAGGCCATGAAGAAGATGTTGGCATCGGCTTTTGGAAGGTTCGCTTCCTGTGCACCCAGAATGTTGCTGATGTTTCGGGGATCGAGCCCGTCAAAGATCGGGTTGATCGCGGAATTTCCGAAGGCGTCCGGCTCGCCATAGTGCGACTGGGTGATGCGGATAAATGGTGTATCGACAGCACCTGCGTCGGGATCTGCAGCATTATTGCCATGGCCGGAAAGGGTGCGGACACCTGTTGGGACAGGATCATCACCATCGTTGGGAGAAAGACCATTCACGAGTGCTTTCAGACCAGCTAGATCACTTGGTGTGTATTCGAAGTGACCGGAAATATCGTCGCCGTCTTCACCTGATGTCGCTTCCTGGAACTGGGGCACGACACTACCTGTGAAAGTGATCGAATGCGTGCCGTTCGAAAATGACTTTGTTCCGTTGCCATTGTCCACAAGGGTGTAGCTGGAGAGTTGTTGTCCCGGCGCCAGTTCGACAACGTCCTGAGGACGAAGGGTTCCAACGATCGTATCGTCGCCACCATTGCTGCGGAAGAGAATACGGTGTGCTGACATCAATCCAGAAATGTTGACGGTCTCGTCGTCCGCACCACCGTTGATGGTGATGGTGTTGAAGCTGAGGTTGGTCGGAGAAAAGTTGCCTATCGCCAGAACGGTATCGTTACCCGCACCGGTGTTGATGAGTATTTCTTCGATCTCCGTCAGTTCCGCGATAATGGAGGCGTTGTTCGTCCCGTTACGAGTGATGACGATTTCCGTTCCTGCGGCGATGCCGCTCATTCCCGCGCTGATTGCTGCGGCACGTGTGTAGACCCTGAACGTTTCCGCCAATGGCGACCCCTGTATAGAAAAGGTGTCGCCATCGAAGCCTTCAGTGCCGCCGTCGACTCTATCGCGCCCGTGGGGTGGAAGCGCGCTCCAGTTGATGACATCGTCACCGCCCATTGCATTGACGATGTCGTTACCGCCGTTTCCGGTAATTATGTCTGCCCCAGCGGTTCCATTGATTGTATTGGCCGCATTAGTGCCATTAATCACGTCACCCACGACCTGGGTTGCGGCTGACACGACCTGTTCGGCAGAGCCGAAACCATCGACGAAGCTAACAACCACCCGCACCTGTTGGCCCACATGTGCCTGCTGGGGTGTAAAACTCGCCGAGTTCGCTCCAACATTGGTCCAGGTCGTGCCATTGATTGATGTCTGCCACTGGAAACTGAAAGTTCCCAGACCGTTCGCATCGGCGATATCGGACGTGTTCGCAGTCAATGTCTGCGTCTCAGTCGGTGATGTGTCGCTAATCACCGGCACACCTGTTGCCGCCCGGTTTACGAGAGCTACCTCGATACCGTCCGAAAACCGTGCCGCCTCTATGTTTCGCAAGGTGTCGACGCCATCGGAGACGAGATTACGCTCGGTCAATGGATCAACAACGTTGCTAACCGTGTTGTGGGTCACCGTGAAACTTCCATCACCATTTCTGACGATCGTGTAGTTTGCACGAATATCGTTGAACTCGGCGGTATCATCACCTGCAAGCGGCGTTGTTGATGAGACAATCTCCCTAACAATATGCAACTGGCTTGGTACGATGGTGCGAGAGATCATCAACTCAAAGAGCGATTTCCCAGCCCAGGCTGGATTCTCGTCTTCAGTGAAGACGTGTTTCAGGCTGTCGACCGTAGCAATCTGGTTGCCATCCGTATTTTCCGCGCCGGCAGGCGTGATGCGGATGCGAACGTTCAGCCACGCGTCACCATCAAGGAAGTCATCTCCACCATTGCCGCGAAGTGAGTCACTGCCTGCCCCACCCAGGAGAATGTTACCGCGATCGAAGGCGGTAATCGCCTCCAGGTTTCCGCTGGCTGGAGCCGCTGCGATCAGGTTACCAAGCAGTTCGCGCAGGCCTTCAATTCGATCGACGCCCGCCTGCGTCAAACCATCGTTGAAGAAGATACCCTCGGTCGTGGCAACCGTATCGCCAGGCACCACGTCGCCAAAGACACGATCGTCGCCAAGCAATGTGTCGTTGTAGTTCCAGCCGGACAGCGCTTCAGTCTTGTCGAACCGGTTGCGAAGGATATCTTCCTGTTCCGTGGTGAAAATCGGGATACGCATATCAGCGTAGGCGTCCATTTCCACGTCCTTGAAGATTGCCCAGTCGAAGCCGAACATACCCTCGTTACGCATGACGCTTTCACCCTGGACCATGATGTCGTCGCCGGATTCAGCATCGAAATCGTGCTCCTCATTGCCGGCAAACATGACGTCGTGACCAACGATCGACGAATTGAAGAACAGTTCGGAGTTGTCGCCAGCCGTGGTGTCAAAACCGCCACCTGCCTCGATCCAGTCGTCGCCTTCATTGCCCATAAGCATATCAACGCCGTCACCACCGAGGATGAAGTCGTCACCATCGCCGCCGAACACTTCCGTATCGTCGACACCGACAAAGACGACATCTTTGCCAGTTCCGCCCATGACGATATCCATGCCGTTCGAATTGGCGATCACGTCGTCGCCTTCATCGCCCTTCACAAAGTCGCCGGTATCGCCCGAGTCCGTGATGATATCGTTGCCTGCACCGCCGTTAACGAGGTCGACCCCAGCACCGCTTTCGATGCGGTCGTCTCCGGCGTCGCCCCAGATACCGTCGTCGCCGAAATCAGTGATAATGGTATCGTTGCCTATCGTGCCGCCGACCACGACGTGTTCACCACCCGTGAAGCGGAGGTAGTGTCCTGTGCTGCCGCTTTGATTGGCGCTGGTGTCAGCGACACTTTCGTCAACGTCGGCAGTGGAGAGATCATCGCGCTGAACTTTACCAAGACCGAGAGCGGCCATGATCGGATCGTCCCCAACAGGGTCTTCGCCGACCTGATTCGCCTTGTTGATCTCGAGGACGAAATCGTAATCGGCAAAGACGTCAACGCCGAGGTGACGGGCGATAATATCGTCTGCCGTACCCCTGATCCCGTCAGCGCCCGGCTGTGCAATATCCGTATTCGCCATGATCATCTTGGCGAACGAGTTTTGCTCCAGCATGTTGAGGAAATTCTGGCCCTGCGTACGGGTCAGATAATAGAATCTGTCGCCATCCTGCAGGTTTTCGAGCTGCATTTCGAAGATCGCATTGAATGTCGAGCCGAGCATGCCCCCGAAGGGCATCTTCTTTTCGGCAAGGCCGCCAATCCACAGATCGATCAGGTTGAGGCCCGTTTCCACACCTGCCCATGTCCCTGTGCTGGTGAGATAGGAAACGCGGTCCGCAGGGGCACCGGCACCGCCCATAACGAGCGCGGTCGCAGCCGCACGCTTTCCGGCCAGCGTGGATTCGCCGGTGATTGTTCCGTGCGTGCCATAGGCTGCAATGAAGTTGATTACGGATGCGGAGTTTTTCAGATTGGCGGCAAAATCAACCCAGTTGTCATAGGGCTTCAGGAATGTGGAGCCGCTTGCCGCGTACAATTGCGCACGGGCGTCGTTGAGCGAAGGCACGCCCGTATCGCGGCCGCGAGCAATGTTGATCGCGCCGAGATCCAGCGGCAGACCAAGCAGATTGTTGCGCAGGGAGCTGACGATAAATTCGTCGATTTCATTCCCATGCTCGACGACCATGCCACGCACGATCGCGCCAGCGGCCTGATCTGCACTGATGGTGCTGTTGAGATCAAAGGCGACCGGATTGAGGAAAGCCTCGATGAGATCGAGCTCAGGTTCGGTCGCTGGCGTCTCCGTACCATCCGCGTTCAGGAAAACGCGTGGCATACCGTCGGTCAGCATCGAGTGTCCAAAGCGGTAAACGGTATGGGCAAATTCCGCGAAGATCGACGGATTGACGTCCGTGACCGAGTTGAAAACAAAGACATCGATCGCGGGCTGAATCTTGCGCGCGAACTCTTCAAACACGAGGTGCTGGTACTGCATCTCGGTTGCGAACCTGGCTGCTTGGAACATGCGCTCGCCGTCCCAGTTCAGGCTTTGTGCATAAGCAAGCTGATCGATCGCAGGACGATCTTCAAAGTCAGCGGGGAGGCCGCCGATATCTGTCGCCAGCCATTCGTTGATGAAAGCGATATTGCCGCTTTGCAGGATCGTCAGCATCTGGGAGTCGACCTGACGATTGTGCTCGGAATGGAAGATATGATGGACTGCGGTTAGACCGATGTTCTCGTTACCGCGGCCATCACCTGTGATGAAATGCCGTGCGAGCAGCTCATCGTCATAAACACCCGATGCGAGGGGGCCACTGCTGACGACACCGTCGGCGTCCGCAGTTTTCAGAGCGCCAGTCTGGCTGTTAAATGGATTGGCGTTGTGCGCAATGTCGTCCAGGAAGGCATGGCCGGTACGTAACGCCAGCGAGGCGAACGTGTTTATAGGCGTTGACGGTGTGCCGGAGACGACTGCATCGTCTGCTGTGTTTGGAATGCCGTCTGCACCGATACCCGTCACAACCTGCGCATAACCTGTCACCGGATGGGGGATAAAATTGCCGTATTGATCGGTGCGGATAAGAGGCAGGTTGACGACATCCGCATCACTCAACTGAATACCGAGGTACTGAAGAGCGTTGGCCTTGATATCCGCCCATGTCGGAAGGCCACCGTGTGTTCCCGCGGGAGAACCTGCCGGGGGAGGGCCATCAAGCAAACGTCCGGTCGCGACGGTGACGCCTCCAACGGTTGCGTATTCACGCAGGAAAACCTGATGCGACGGATGCGAGGTGTAGGTTTGGTTCTGATCAACGAACGGAGTTGTCGTGTTACGGGCCTCGTGATGCGTATCGTCGGCCGTCCCCATAACCCCGTCTGCACCGGGACCATCGACAGGGTCTGCTCTGGTGATGACCATGAATCGCAGGCTAGGAGGCAGGTCGTCGGGCGTACCGGCAATGCCATCGGCGCCGAGGACAAGGGGATCGTCCGCCTGTAGTGGAATGAATACTGAGCCGTTGTTACCCTTGCTGATCAGGTCGAGGCCATGGTCGAAGAACTGGCCGAAGAATGTCATCCACGCATTGAACGGCGCCGAGAGGCCTTCGTCAGGTGCGATGTTCGGGATCGAAGCAAGGTCGGCATTGGTGAGGTATACACCGTTCGTGCCTAGAGGTTCTCCAGGCGCCACGGGCACCATTCCAGGGTTAGCCTCCTCCCACGCCGCAACCGCCAGAGGGTTGTTGAACCAGGCCGATACTGCAGCCGGATTATTGATGCTCATGTCGGAAATGAGGTTCGAGATGATGCGCGGATCCGCGTCGGCAACGTTTCCTGTATGACCGCCATTTGTTCCGGAAGGTGCGCCAACGACACTGTAGTCGGTGTTCGTTACGACGGCCGGGCCGCCGAGTGACATCGTGTCGCCATCGGCATCGTTGCGGAAATTCGGATCGAGCGCACGCGGCATGGCCTGGTCGGCAGCCCCCCAAAGTTCCCGGCCTGCCACGATATTGTTATAGGTGCCGTCGACGGTACGAAGTCCAACTGGCACATGGGGATCGGGAATGGCGCGAGGCGTTGCTGCGTTTCCGAGATAGACACCGGTCACAGCATCATACTGTGTCCGGTCGGAAATCACTGTTCCATCAGGGTTGAGCCGGATTTCAGTGAGTGGCACACCGGACGCGTGGACTTCTGCGACTTTGATCTGATGAAGAACAAATGCCAAGTCAGCCTGGTTGAGTGTGAAAG
It includes:
- a CDS encoding peroxidase family protein, giving the protein MAAFTLNQADLAFVLHQIKVAEVHASGVPLTEIRLNPDGTVISDRTQYDAVTGVYLGNAATPRAIPDPHVPVGLRTVDGTYNNIVAGRELWGAADQAMPRALDPNFRNDADGDTMSLGGPAVVTNTDYSVVGAPSGTNGGHTGNVADADPRIISNLISDMSINNPAAVSAWFNNPLAVAAWEEANPGMVPVAPGEPLGTNGVYLTNADLASIPNIAPDEGLSAPFNAWMTFFGQFFDHGLDLISKGNNGSVFIPLQADDPLVLGADGIAGTPDDLPPSLRFMVITRADPVDGPGADGVMGTADDTHHEARNTTTPFVDQNQTYTSHPSHQVFLREYATVGGVTVATGRLLDGPPPAGSPAGTHGGLPTWADIKANALQYLGIQLSDADVVNLPLIRTDQYGNFIPHPVTGYAQVVTGIGADGIPNTADDAVVSGTPSTPINTFASLALRTGHAFLDDIAHNANPFNSQTGALKTADADGVVSSGPLASGVYDDELLARHFITGDGRGNENIGLTAVHHIFHSEHNRQVDSQMLTILQSGNIAFINEWLATDIGGLPADFEDRPAIDQLAYAQSLNWDGERMFQAARFATEMQYQHLVFEEFARKIQPAIDVFVFNSVTDVNPSIFAEFAHTVYRFGHSMLTDGMPRVFLNADGTETPATEPELDLIEAFLNPVAFDLNSTISADQAAGAIVRGMVVEHGNEIDEFIVSSLRNNLLGLPLDLGAINIARGRDTGVPSLNDARAQLYAASGSTFLKPYDNWVDFAANLKNSASVINFIAAYGTHGTITGESTLAGKRAAATALVMGGAGAPADRVSYLTSTGTWAGVETGLNLIDLWIGGLAEKKMPFGGMLGSTFNAIFEMQLENLQDGDRFYYLTRTQGQNFLNMLEQNSFAKMIMANTDIAQPGADGIRGTADDIIARHLGVDVFADYDFVLEINKANQVGEDPVGDDPIMAALGLGKVQRDDLSTADVDESVADTSANQSGSTGHYLRFTGGEHVVVGGTIGNDTIITDFGDDGIWGDAGDDRIESGAGVDLVNGGAGNDIITDSGDTGDFVKGDEGDDVIANSNGMDIVMGGTGKDVVFVGVDDTEVFGGDGDDFILGGDGVDMLMGNEGDDWIEAGGGFDTTAGDNSELFFNSSIVGHDVMFAGNEEHDFDAESGDDIMVQGESVMRNEGMFGFDWAIFKDVEMDAYADMRIPIFTTEQEDILRNRFDKTEALSGWNYNDTLLGDDRVFGDVVPGDTVATTEGIFFNDGLTQAGVDRIEGLRELLGNLIAAAPASGNLEAITAFDRGNILLGGAGSDSLRGNGGDDFLDGDAWLNVRIRITPAGAENTDGNQIATVDSLKHVFTEDENPAWAGKSLFELMISRTIVPSQLHIVREIVSSTTPLAGDDTAEFNDIRANYTIVRNGDGSFTVTHNTVSNVVDPLTERNLVSDGVDTLRNIEAARFSDGIEVALVNRAATGVPVISDTSPTETQTLTANTSDIADANGLGTFSFQWQTSINGTTWTNVGANSASFTPQQAHVGQQVRVVVSFVDGFGSAEQVVSAATQVVGDVINGTNAANTINGTAGADIITGNGGNDIVNAMGGDDVINWSALPPHGRDRVDGGTEGFDGDTFSIQGSPLAETFRVYTRAAAISAGMSGIAAGTEIVITRNGTNNASIIAELTEIEEILINTGAGNDTVLAIGNFSPTNLSFNTITINGGADDETVNISGLMSAHRILFRSNGGDDTIVGTLRPQDVVELAPGQQLSSYTLVDNGNGTKSFSNGTHSITFTGSVVPQFQEATSGEDGDDISGHFEYTPSDLAGLKALVNGLSPNDGDDPVPTGVRTLSGHGNNAADPDAGAVDTPFIRITQSHYGEPDAFGNSAINPIFDGLDPRNISNILGAQEANLPKADANIFFMAFGQYFDHGLDFLGKGGNGTIQIGAPGNGAPGSGNPADLTRATVAYYDDGVPQHINKTSPFVDQNQAYGSNDLVGQFLREGDGSGGLGAHLLQGGADPSNPNFKLMPTLRDLILHHWENDTVFHSPTLAGGQASFRSYFPGLVTAGVINEAIISGLASDFMGSTHALLLDTNPYISLLDHYVAGDGRANENIALTSMHTIWARNHNFHVEGLEAAGFDGTAEELFQAAKMLNEAEYQRVVFTEFADKLIGGIRGDGDHGFSEYNPNATAAISHEFAAAVYRVGHSLIGQTMTVLDEDGNPTQVALFDAFLNPTNDPSAFKLPLSTLAQYGYVPQEGYEQLGVSAILGGIATQPAEAVDFNIVDAVRNDLVRINADLFAFNVARGWDVGLGTLNQVRMDLAASTDPYVAEALGYAGTMTAYTSWEDFQSRNGLSDTVIAQFRQAYPDLVLEAGEIDAFRAINPDIEIAMQPNGTGIVKGIDRVDLWVGGLAEKHINGGMVGQTFWVVLQEQFDRLQEADRFYYTERFDDFDFYENFIDGQEFADIIARNTGLTNLDEDIFSPNVQDNEEEEEDDDNNNDDDDDDDDDGGANGGGDDDNEEEEEEEDDGEDDNNDDDDDDGDDDDSGSGDDDDDDDTCSHDDDDDDGPVVSVPIAALALIGTAAGEVLAGQAGDDTILAGGGSDVLSGDAGSDILRGEDGDDVIVAAAGNDVASGGIGDDELHGGAGHDVLFGNNGADLLFGDSGNDTIEGGAGDDQAWGGDGDDIVLATASDGNDRYWGDGGKDTLDYSVATTNVTVDLGTGLMGHGTAVSATTGNDTFYGFENFVGGSGHDVITASNAANVMDGGLGNDTFRFTTTSAANGDSIYGFQPGDKIDFSAIDANTGVAGKQTFTINSPASLTATGGIAITHEVRDGEDFTVIRGHTDADGNADFELAVSGKHHLTNNDFTGVS